The Chloroflexota bacterium genome contains the following window.
CGTAAATCGCCACCTCGTCGGGCTCGGACATGACCCAGTCGTCGCCGAGGGCGCGACGCAAGGCGCCGGCAAGGGCAATCCGGCCCACGCTGAAGGTCGAAGTCGCGGTGGCCATGGTTCCCCTACGCTACGACCACCCGGCCCGGCCCGCAACGCTTAGCAGTGGGTCACCTTGGTTGGTAGTCGGGGATTGCCGCTTCCCGGCAGCGGTCCGGTCCCCTCTCCCTTGACGGGAGAGGGTGAGGGTGAGGGTGCCGGCGACAATCGCTTTCCCCATACCCATGCCGAAGCAAGCAGAGCGATCCATTGCCCAACGCGGGATCGCGAGGCTGGGGCTGGGCACAGGGGTTGCAGCCGATATCCTGGCGCGGACGCGGTACCGGCTGGGGATTTGCTGCACGCGATGGCGACGGTCATTCACGACAACGTGCTCGGAACAATCGAGCTCGAGGCGCCGTTGCTGGCGCTGGTGGATCACCCGGCGGTGCAGCGCCTCCGGCGGCTGGAGCAGCTGGGCACGGCGTCGCTGGTCTTCCCCGGCGCGCGGCATACGCGCCTGGCGCATTCGATCGGGGCGCAGGAGATCATGCGCCGTGTGTGGCGGCGGCTGGAGGCCACGGAGCCACCGCCGGGCGTTGACCTCGACGCCGAAGGCCGGCTGCTCCGCGCGGCGGCCCTGCTGCACGACCTGGGGCACTACCCGCTATCGCACGTCGTCGAGCCGATCGCGGCGCGGCTGCACCAGTCAGCGTCCCCCGACCTTGAACTCGGATTGGATTCCGATTGCGAGTCGGACTGGCTGCAGCTGGCGGCGGCAGCCGCCTCACACCCGACCCCGATGACCGACATGCACCACGAGCGCCTGGCCGCCGAGATCATCAGGCGCGATCCTGCGCTGCAGCGCGGCATCGACACGTATGTGGGCCGGCCCGGCGCCGCCGCGGAGGTGCGGGCGCTCCTGCAAGGTTGCAGCAGGCCGCGCTACCGCCGCCAGCTCGTCGCGTCGCACTTCGACGTCGACCGCCTCGACTATCTGCTGCGCGACGCGCACAACGCCGGCGTGCGCTACGGCGGGGTCGAGCTCGAGCACCTGATTCGCCGCATGCGGCTGGGGCCTGACGGCGCGGGGAACCACGTGGTCTTTGTCGAGACGCGAGGCCAGCCGGCGCTCGAGCACTACCTGCTGGCCCGGCGCTTCATGTACAGCCAGGTGATCTTTCACAAGACCGTCACCGCGTTTTCGGTGCTCGTCGCCGCGTTTTGGATATCGCTGGCCGTTCGCGACCGATCGCCGTTCACCTCACTGGCCGGCCTCCACCAGGCACTCGACGACGGAACGTTCCGGAGCTTCGACGATCACTGGCTCTGGAATGAAGCCGCCCGCCGCGCCGATCCGGCCGGCCGCGGCATGACCGCGCGCATCGCCACGGCCCTCGTCGATCGGCAGCCCCCACTGCTGGTCTGGGAGCAGCGCGCTCGCGGTCTGCAGGCGCAATCAGGTTTGCTGGAGACGTTCAATGCGACCAGGCGCGCGATTGCCCGCGACGCCGGCGTGGAGGCCGCGGACATCTTCCTCACCGACCAGGTCGTCACCGGCCTGTCGGGCGGCGAGCCGCCGCTCGTGGGCGACCCGGGCGGAAATCTACGACCGATTACGGAGGCGCCCGGCTCGGCGCTGCAGGGGGCGGCCGGCCAGCCCGAACGCCTCGCTCGGCTTTACGTCCTGCGATCCGGCGACGCCGACACGGATGCCACGCGCCGAATTCGAGTGCGCGAGGCCTTCCTGGCGCACGTGGACGCCCCGGGGGAGCAGCCGGCGGACTAGGGGCCGCAGCACTCGCAGCCGAGCTGCTCGATCGCGTCCAGCAGCGCGTCGCGGTGGTCGAAGGCGATGTCGTCGGGCAGTTGGTTGATCGGAAACCAGCGCGCGTCGGCGGCGTCGTCGCCGGCCGTGACCGCGGGCGGCGCGTCCAGCCGGGCGCCGAACACGATGCCGATGATGCGTCCGCGGGGATCGCGGTCCGGGTGGCCGTAAGCGCCGATATGCACCAGCGAGTCCAGCGCAATGCCGGTCTCCTCGCGCAGCTCGCGGCGCGCGGCGTCCGGCAGGTCCTCGTGCGGCTCCACGAACCCGCCCGGAATAGCCCATCCCGGCGGTGGAGTGCCGCGCCGCACCAGGAGCACGCGATCGCCGTCTTCGAACGGCGCGATGATCACTGCGTCGGCGCCGACGGGATAGCGGGGCGGCGGCGGCACGGCGCTACTCGGCGCGGCCTGAAGCCGTGCTGCTTCGCCGTGTGACCAGGCGCAGCACGATGATGCCGGCGAACAGCACCACGACGAAGGCCAGGGCCAGCACGTCGAAATACTCATCGATCGCGGCCTCGATGGGGTCGCCGAAAAGGGTGATCAGCCCGCCCACGAGAAAGAACCGGCCGGCGCGTCCGATCAGCGAGGCCAGCAGAAACCGCTTGAAGTCCAGCCGGAACGCACCGGCCCCAATGGCAAAGACCTTGTAGGGAATGGGCGTAAACGCCGCGATGGATACCGCCCACACGTCGCGCCGCTGAAATTGGCGCTCGACGTAGAGAATGCGGTCCTGCGCGAACAGCCGATTCAGGATTGGCCGCCCGCCCCGGAGTCCGATCCAATAGCCCAGCATCGCGCCGGTGAGCGAGCCGACGGTGGCAATGGCGGCAAAGCCGAACGTGAACGGCAGATTGCCCACCATCAGCGCGATCATCAGGCCGTCGGGAGGAATGGGGAAGAAGCTCGACTCCCAGAACGCCAGCACCAGCAGCGCCAGCGCGCCCCAGGGCGTGTCCGCCCAGTCCAGCACCCAATGGCCGAGGTCGGAAATCAGCTGCATGGGCGTGCCGGATGGCGGAGGCAGGGCATGGCGCGGTCCTCAGGACGTGGTGGTGAAGTGCGTCGCAACGACAAACGGTTCGCCGTTGCGCTGGCCGGTGACCCGCACATGATAGAGGGTGTTTGGGGCCAGCGGGTCGTTGGGAATGAGGGCCAGGGCGCGCCGCCACTCGCTGATCGAGCGCGTCACCGCGACCGGCGCGCCGCCGTCCGGCGTCACCGTGGCGTCGCCCCACGCGACGCGGTCGCCGAGGCCGAAGATGAGGGTGATGGGCGGCCCAACCGGTCGGGGCACGCCGGGCGCGGGGTCGGGCCATTCGGCCCCATCCCACGTGTGGGGCACGCCGACGGCGGCGCTGCGCGGCATCACCGACGGCAGGGGCACGTCGGCGGTGTGACGCGGCGATAGCCCCACGTTGAACACGGCGGCGCGGGTGCCCTCGGCGGAGGCCCAGCCGTAGCCGACGTGGACCGCCGACGGGTGCACGAACATGTAGCGGTGGAAGACGGTGATCAAGGCCCATTCCAGCGTGCGCGCGGGCGGCAGGAAGCCGAACGTCTCATCCACCCAGCCCAGCGGATATCCGGCGGCGTCCGCGCGGTCGCCGATGGTGCGTCCGGTGAATCCGGGCTTTCCGGCCACTTCCGTGTGCAGGCCGCCGGAGTTGGGGTCGTTGCGGTTGATCACGTAGTAGTCGGCGTGGGCCTGGGCGGCCTGCATCAGCGCCGGGTGCGCCGTCAGCGGCGGCAGCCCCAGGTCGGCGCGCACCTCGTTCATGCGGTCCACGACCGCGTCGCCGCTGACACTGACCGTTGGGGCGGGCGAGGCTGTTGGCGTAGGTGAGGCCGTTGGAGCAGGTGTGGCCGTTGGGGTAGGTGTCGCTGTTGGGGCGGGCGTCGCCATTGGGGTGGGTTCAGCACTCCCCTCGCGTCGCGTCTGCAAGACCGATTCCGGGAACAGGCCAAGTTGTTTTGCCAGATCGCCGCCGTTGGCGATGGTCACCTCGCCCGCCCGCGCCCAGGGAGTGTCGATGTGCCAGAGCTGGATCACGGCCCGCTGCGCGCGGATGGCGCTCATGCCGTCGTAGTGCACGATTTCGGACGTCGGCAGGCCAAACCAGCGCAGGGGGTCGTCGGGTCCGAAGTACGCATCCCGTATCGGCGGGCTGGCATCCATGAAGCCCCAGCGGCGGCCGATGACCTCGTTCCAGGACAGCCCCTGCTCCTCGGGAAAAGTCTGGTGCCGGGGCACGAGCAGCCGAGCCAACTCGTCGTCGAGGCCCGCGCGATGGAGCTCGTCAAAGATGTTGATGAACATCACCTCGGACGTGGCCGGATGCCACTGGAACACCAGCTTCTGCATCACCTGGACGGTGAAGCCGAGCCACTCGAAGCGCTGGCTCACGGGGTAACCCACGACGTGCGGGCCGCCCAGTTCCTGGAAGCGTGTCCAGAAGGGAATGCCGTCGGCGTCGCTCACCAGGTAGCCGGCGCCCGGCGGGGCGTCGCCCGCGGCCTGGGTGTAGACGTGACCGCCGGGCACCGCGTAGTCCGCGTCCTGGGCAAGCGCCGGGCCGACCGTGTCCCAGACCGCGAGGCCCAGGATCACGGCCCCCAAACGCCACCAGCGCGCAACTCTCGCCCGGACCATGCCGCGATGGTAACGACCGGATCGTAAACGAGGCGTGTACAACGGCGGCGACTTGCCTGTGGGCGGGCGAGTTTTTTGGCATGTTCGGCGTTTAACTTCGACTCCGAAGTATGATTCGATCAGGCCGCAGGCGGCGGGTGCTTGGCCCGGCCGTGCCGCGGGCGGCCACAAGGGCCGCCCCTAACCCTGAGGAGCCGCCAGGCGAGCGGCCGAAACGTAGGGGCGGTTCGCGAACCGCCCTTTCGGGCTAGTCGCCGACCGCGTTCTCAATCACCTCCACCGTATGGCTGCCGTCGGGCGCGACGTCGATGGCGACCACGTCGATCCGCCAATCGGTCGCGCCGACGGACTGGGCATAGCGCTGCCCTAGGGCCACGAGCCGGCGGGCCTTGGCGGTCGAGATGGCGTCCTGCGCCTCGCCGAACGCGCCCGTTCGGCGGGTCTTGACCTCGACGAGGACCACGGTCTCGCCTTGGCGCGCCACCAGGTCCACCTCGCCTCGGCCGACGCGTTGGTTGCGCGCGAGCACCCGATACCCGCGTCGCCGGAGCTCGCGCGCGGCGAGGTCTTCGCCCCAGCGGCCCAGCGCAGCACGGTCCTCGACGGGCGCCCGGCGGGCCGGCAAGACGCGACGCAGCTTGGCGAATAGACGGGCGGCCCAGGCGTTCACGGGGGCGCGACGTCGGCTATGCGGCCGGGGCGACGCGCCGACATTCGGCCACCGGGCGGAAGCTGGCCCGGTGCAGCGGCGACGGCCCCTCGGCGGCCAGCGCCTGGCGGTGCGCCGCCGTGCCGTAGCCCTTGTGCCGACCGAAGCCGTAGGCCGGATGCTGCATGCCCAGGCGCCGCATCAGCTCGTCGCGGGCGACCTTGGCGCACACCGAGGCGGCGGCGACCGCCAGGCAGGTGGCGTCGGCGCGAACGATGGCGTCTTGCGCGTTCGCGTAGCGGCAATCGGCGGGCAAGGGAAAGGCGTCCACGATGACGTGGTCGGGCGCCACCGGCAGCGCGTCCAGCGCTCGCAGCATGGCCAGGCGCGAGGCCGCGGCGATGCCGATGCGGTCGATCAGGCGCGGTGAGGCGTAGGCCACGCGGGCGGCGATGGCGGTGGCGTGCACGCGGGCGCTCCAGCGGCGACGTTCGGCTGCGCTCA
Protein-coding sequences here:
- a CDS encoding HD domain-containing protein gives rise to the protein MATVIHDNVLGTIELEAPLLALVDHPAVQRLRRLEQLGTASLVFPGARHTRLAHSIGAQEIMRRVWRRLEATEPPPGVDLDAEGRLLRAAALLHDLGHYPLSHVVEPIAARLHQSASPDLELGLDSDCESDWLQLAAAAASHPTPMTDMHHERLAAEIIRRDPALQRGIDTYVGRPGAAAEVRALLQGCSRPRYRRQLVASHFDVDRLDYLLRDAHNAGVRYGGVELEHLIRRMRLGPDGAGNHVVFVETRGQPALEHYLLARRFMYSQVIFHKTVTAFSVLVAAFWISLAVRDRSPFTSLAGLHQALDDGTFRSFDDHWLWNEAARRADPAGRGMTARIATALVDRQPPLLVWEQRARGLQAQSGLLETFNATRRAIARDAGVEAADIFLTDQVVTGLSGGEPPLVGDPGGNLRPITEAPGSALQGAAGQPERLARLYVLRSGDADTDATRRIRVREAFLAHVDAPGEQPAD
- a CDS encoding NUDIX hydrolase; this encodes MPPPPRYPVGADAVIIAPFEDGDRVLLVRRGTPPPGWAIPGGFVEPHEDLPDAARRELREETGIALDSLVHIGAYGHPDRDPRGRIIGIVFGARLDAPPAVTAGDDAADARWFPINQLPDDIAFDHRDALLDAIEQLGCECCGP
- a CDS encoding CAP domain-containing protein is translated as MILGLAVWDTVGPALAQDADYAVPGGHVYTQAAGDAPPGAGYLVSDADGIPFWTRFQELGGPHVVGYPVSQRFEWLGFTVQVMQKLVFQWHPATSEVMFINIFDELHRAGLDDELARLLVPRHQTFPEEQGLSWNEVIGRRWGFMDASPPIRDAYFGPDDPLRWFGLPTSEIVHYDGMSAIRAQRAVIQLWHIDTPWARAGEVTIANGGDLAKQLGLFPESVLQTRREGSAEPTPMATPAPTATPTPTATPAPTASPTPTASPAPTVSVSGDAVVDRMNEVRADLGLPPLTAHPALMQAAQAHADYYVINRNDPNSGGLHTEVAGKPGFTGRTIGDRADAAGYPLGWVDETFGFLPPARTLEWALITVFHRYMFVHPSAVHVGYGWASAEGTRAAVFNVGLSPRHTADVPLPSVMPRSAAVGVPHTWDGAEWPDPAPGVPRPVGPPITLIFGLGDRVAWGDATVTPDGGAPVAVTRSISEWRRALALIPNDPLAPNTLYHVRVTGQRNGEPFVVATHFTTTS
- a CDS encoding VTT domain-containing protein yields the protein MQLISDLGHWVLDWADTPWGALALLVLAFWESSFFPIPPDGLMIALMVGNLPFTFGFAAIATVGSLTGAMLGYWIGLRGGRPILNRLFAQDRILYVERQFQRRDVWAVSIAAFTPIPYKVFAIGAGAFRLDFKRFLLASLIGRAGRFFLVGGLITLFGDPIEAAIDEYFDVLALAFVVVLFAGIIVLRLVTRRSSTASGRAE
- a CDS encoding ribonuclease HII, translating into MVPASSQPRIHDLPHERALLQRGLRRIAGVDEAGRGAWAGPVTAAAVILPPTAYADRRLLWGLTDSKQLSAAERRRWSARVHATAIAARVAYASPRLIDRIGIAAASRLAMLRALDALPVAPDHVIVDAFPLPADCRYANAQDAIVRADATCLAVAAASVCAKVARDELMRRLGMQHPAYGFGRHKGYGTAAHRQALAAEGPSPLHRASFRPVAECRRVAPAA
- a CDS encoding YraN family protein, with the protein product MNAWAARLFAKLRRVLPARRAPVEDRAALGRWGEDLAARELRRRGYRVLARNQRVGRGEVDLVARQGETVVLVEVKTRRTGAFGEAQDAISTAKARRLVALGQRYAQSVGATDWRIDVVAIDVAPDGSHTVEVIENAVGD